One genomic region from Thermosphaera sp. encodes:
- a CDS encoding DNA cytosine methyltransferase — translation MDRRRVLDLFCGMGGLALGFAWAGFEVVGMDIDDQACATYELNGVGKTAQVDLVKERVEGEFDLIIGGPPCEPWSLLNLTKRGRRHPAHPCLGAFYDAVHRIRPIAFVMEN, via the coding sequence ATGGACAGGCGGCGGGTTCTCGATCTTTTCTGCGGAATGGGCGGCCTAGCCCTCGGTTTCGCTTGGGCAGGCTTCGAGGTTGTCGGAATGGATATTGACGATCAGGCCTGCGCGACTTACGAGTTGAATGGGGTGGGGAAGACGGCCCAAGTGGACCTCGTGAAAGAGAGGGTGGAAGGAGAGTTCGACCTAATCATAGGCGGCCCGCCGTGCGAGCCATGGTCGCTTCTGAACCTGACCAAGAGAGGGAGAAGACATCCAGCACACCCATGCCTGGGTGCCTTCTATGATGCTGTTCACCGGATTCGGCCGATAGCCTTCGTTATGGAGAAC